A portion of the Eubacterium maltosivorans genome contains these proteins:
- a CDS encoding AAA family ATPase has product MKQKIYLITGLMASGKSTVSDLLAKSIEKCVHLRGDVFRKMIISGRENMSATPSAEAVRQLYLRYKLTADAARSYFDNGFSVVIQDNYYGDELNRMINYLHKYPVEVVVLCPDVETIKERERYREKTGYSGFTVETLYDTFMQTTPRIGFWLDNSNQTPQQTAETILNTRKPV; this is encoded by the coding sequence ATGAAACAAAAAATTTATCTCATTACAGGCTTAATGGCTTCTGGAAAATCTACAGTTTCCGATTTACTGGCAAAATCAATAGAAAAATGCGTCCATCTTCGTGGTGATGTGTTCCGAAAAATGATTATTTCAGGCAGAGAAAATATGTCAGCTACCCCATCAGCGGAAGCAGTCCGCCAGCTGTACCTTCGATACAAATTGACTGCTGATGCGGCAAGGTCATACTTTGACAACGGCTTTTCTGTAGTGATCCAAGATAACTACTACGGTGATGAATTAAACCGAATGATAAATTATCTGCATAAATACCCTGTTGAGGTTGTCGTTCTTTGTCCAGATGTGGAAACAATAAAAGAAAGGGAACGATACAGGGAGAAAACAGGCTATTCCGGCTTTACGGTTGAAACCTTATACGATACATTTATGCAGACAACACCACGGATCGGCTTTTGGCTGGACAATTCCAATCAAACACCACAGCAGACAGCAGAAACCATTCTGAACACCAGGAAGCCGGTATGA
- the tet(W) gene encoding tetracycline resistance ribosomal protection protein Tet(W), with product MKIINIGILAHVDAGKTTLTESLLYASGAISEPGSVEKGTTRTDTMFLERQRGITIQAAVTSFQWHRCKVNIVDTPGHMDFLAEVYRSLAVLDGAILVISAKDGVQAQTRILFHALRKMNIPTVIFINKIDQAGVDLQSVVQSVRDKLSADIIIKQTVSLSPEIVLEENTDIEAWDAVIENNDELLEKYIAGEPISREKLAREEQQRVQDASLFPVYHGSAKNGLGIQPLMDAVTGLFQPIGEQGGAALCGSVFKVEYTDCGQRRVYLRLYSGTLRLRDTVALAGREKLKITEMRIPSKGEIVRTDTAYQGEIVILPSDSVRLNDVLGDQTRLPRKRWREDPLPMLRTTIAPKTAAQRERLLDALTQLADTDPLLRCEVDSITHEIILSFLGRVQLEVVSALLSEKYKLETVVKEPSVIYMERPLKAASHTIHIEVPPNPFWASIGLSVTPLSLGSGVQYESRVSLGYLNQSFQNAVRDGIRYGLEQGLFGWNVTDCKICFEYGLYYSPVSTPADFRSLAPIVLEQALKESGTQLLEPYLSFILYAPQEYLSRAYHDAPKYCATIETAQVKKDEVVFTGEIPARCIQAYRTDLAFYTNGRSVCLTELKGYQAAVGQPVIQPRRPNSRLDKVRHMFQKVM from the coding sequence ATGAAAATAATCAATATCGGCATTCTGGCCCATGTAGACGCAGGAAAAACTACATTGACAGAAAGTCTGCTATATGCCAGCGGAGCCATTTCAGAACCGGGGAGCGTCGAAAAAGGGACAACGAGGACGGACACCATGTTTTTGGAGCGGCAGCGTGGGATTACCATTCAAGCGGCAGTCACTTCCTTCCAGTGGCACAGATGTAAAGTTAACATTGTGGATACGCCCGGCCACATGGATTTTTTGGCGGAGGTGTACCGCTCTTTGGCTGTTTTAGATGGGGCCATCTTGGTGATCTCCGCTAAAGATGGCGTGCAGGCCCAGACCCGTATTCTGTTCCATGCCCTGCGGAAAATGAACATTCCCACCGTTATCTTTATCAACAAGATCGACCAGGCTGGCGTTGATTTGCAGAGCGTGGTTCAGTCTGTTCGGGATAAGCTCTCCGCCGATATTATCATCAAGCAGACGGTGTCGCTGTCCCCGGAAATAGTCCTGGAGGAAAATACCGACATAGAAGCATGGGATGCGGTCATCGAAAATAACGATGAATTATTGGAAAAGTATATCGCAGGAGAACCAATCAGCCGGGAAAAACTTGCGCGGGAGGAACAGCAGCGGGTTCAAGACGCCTCCCTGTTCCCAGTCTATCATGGCAGCGCCAAAAATGGCCTTGGCATTCAACCGTTGATGGATGCGGTGACAGGGCTGTTCCAACCGATTGGGGAACAGGGGGGCGCCGCCCTATGCGGCAGCGTTTTCAAGGTTGAGTACACCGATTGCGGCCAGCGGCGTGTCTATCTACGGTTATACAGCGGAACGCTGCGCCTGCGGGATACGGTGGCCCTGGCCGGGAGAGAAAAGCTGAAAATCACAGAGATGCGTATTCCATCCAAAGGGGAAATTGTTCGGACAGACACCGCTTATCAGGGTGAAATTGTTATCCTTCCCAGCGACAGCGTGAGGTTAAACGATGTATTAGGGGACCAAACCCGGCTCCCTCGTAAAAGGTGGCGCGAGGACCCCCTCCCCATGCTGCGGACGACGATTGCGCCGAAAACGGCAGCGCAAAGAGAACGGCTGCTGGACGCTCTTACGCAACTTGCGGATACTGACCCGCTTTTGCGTTGCGAAGTGGATTCCATCACCCATGAGATCATTCTTTCTTTTTTGGGCCGGGTGCAGTTGGAGGTTGTTTCCGCTTTGCTGTCGGAAAAATACAAGCTTGAAACAGTGGTAAAGGAACCCTCCGTCATTTATATGGAGCGGCCGCTCAAAGCAGCCAGCCACACCATCCATATCGAGGTGCCGCCCAACCCGTTTTGGGCATCCATAGGACTGTCTGTTACACCACTCTCGCTTGGCTCCGGTGTACAATACGAGAGCCGGGTTTCGCTGGGATACTTGAACCAGAGTTTTCAAAACGCTGTCAGGGATGGTATCCGTTACGGGCTGGAGCAGGGCTTGTTCGGCTGGAACGTAACGGACTGTAAGATTTGCTTTGAATACGGGCTTTATTACAGTCCGGTCAGCACGCCGGCGGACTTCCGCTCATTGGCCCCGATTGTATTGGAACAGGCATTGAAGGAATCGGGGACGCAGCTGCTGGAACCTTATCTCTCCTTCATCCTCTATGCGCCCCAGGAATACCTTTCCAGGGCTTATCATGATGCACCGAAATACTGTGCCACCATCGAAACGGCCCAGGTAAAAAAGGATGAAGTTGTCTTTACTGGCGAGATTCCCGCCCGCTGTATACAGGCATACCGTACTGATCTGGCCTTTTACACCAACGGGCGGAGCGTATGCCTTACAGAGCTGAAAGGATATCAGGCCGCTGTCGGTCAGCCGGTCATCCAGCCCCGCCGTCCAAACAGCCGCCTGGACAAGGTGCGCCATATGTTTCAGAAGGTAATGTAA
- a CDS encoding class I SAM-dependent methyltransferase produces the protein MEYSKEDLMEAKKQIWGVGENMGTEESKKIWEENAQFWDNAMGDESNEFHREVVRPKVTELLSPNPADYILDIACGNGNYSSYLAQRGASVVAFDYSKKMIELAKRRQSQYAKQIEFCVADATDRKSILELKRNRAFTKAVSNMAIMDITDIEPLLMAVYELLQESGIFVFATQHPCFVTLTEKYMTPHSYYDIAIEGQPKEQIYYHRSIQDIFNLCFRAGFVIDGFYEECFKNNKEIPMVMIVRLKKVKRDSLK, from the coding sequence ATGGAATATAGTAAGGAAGATTTAATGGAAGCAAAAAAGCAAATTTGGGGAGTGGGAGAGAACATGGGAACAGAGGAAAGTAAAAAAATCTGGGAGGAGAACGCACAATTTTGGGATAATGCAATGGGTGACGAATCTAATGAATTTCACAGAGAGGTAGTGCGTCCCAAAGTAACGGAACTTCTATCTCCTAATCCTGCGGATTACATTTTGGATATTGCGTGTGGCAATGGAAATTATTCTTCGTATCTTGCACAAAGAGGCGCTTCGGTTGTCGCTTTTGATTACAGCAAAAAAATGATAGAATTGGCTAAAAGACGGCAATCACAATATGCAAAACAAATTGAATTTTGTGTGGCGGATGCGACCGATAGAAAAAGTATATTAGAATTAAAAAGAAATCGAGCCTTTACGAAAGCAGTTTCTAATATGGCAATTATGGATATTACGGATATTGAACCACTTCTTATGGCTGTTTATGAACTGTTGCAGGAAAGCGGAATTTTTGTCTTTGCAACGCAACACCCTTGTTTTGTCACGTTGACTGAAAAATATATGACACCGCACAGTTACTATGATATAGCGATTGAAGGGCAACCGAAAGAGCAGATTTATTATCATCGTTCCATACAAGATATTTTTAACCTTTGTTTTAGAGCTGGATTTGTCATTGATGGATTTTATGAAGAATGTTTCAAAAACAACAAAGAAATTCCTATGGTAATGATAGTAAGGCTTAAAAAGGTAAAACGTGATAGCTTAAAATAA
- a CDS encoding RNA polymerase sigma factor has product MTCTEEYREHIEYTFHAFCKVVIRNATINAARTRSRKHKREISLEYLTDEKHYPLGTTDEYFQAPEPDEEYILTLCGDTVIFSSGLLAEALSRLDEREREMIYLSFFKRIPQHEIGRQYGRSRSTAGYHIRKVLRQLQAEMEGMAYEK; this is encoded by the coding sequence ATGACCTGTACAGAAGAATATCGGGAACATATCGAGTACACTTTCCATGCCTTTTGCAAAGTCGTTATCCGAAATGCAACGATCAACGCAGCGAGGACACGGAGCAGGAAGCACAAAAGAGAAATATCCCTTGAATACCTCACAGACGAAAAGCACTACCCTTTAGGCACGACAGATGAATATTTCCAAGCCCCGGAGCCGGACGAGGAATACATACTTACCCTTTGCGGCGATACGGTCATTTTCAGCAGCGGCTTACTTGCGGAAGCCCTGTCACGGCTGGACGAACGGGAGCGGGAAATGATTTACCTGTCCTTTTTCAAGCGTATTCCACAGCACGAAATTGGCAGACAGTACGGGCGCAGCCGCAGCACAGCGGGCTACCATATCCGAAAAGTCCTACGGCAGCTCCAAGCGGAAATGGAGGGAATGGCATATGAGAAATAA
- a CDS encoding helix-turn-helix domain-containing protein — MRNNRLLPYETIVQATSGEPEAVGTVLQYYRRRIQCAARVNGRVDQDTEDYITQTLLTAIFKFRFGR; from the coding sequence ATGAGAAATAATAGGCTTCTCCCCTATGAAACAATCGTCCAAGCCACCAGCGGGGAGCCGGAAGCGGTGGGAACTGTATTGCAGTATTACCGCCGCCGCATACAATGTGCCGCCCGTGTGAATGGACGGGTAGACCAAGATACAGAGGACTACATCACCCAGACGCTTCTCACAGCTATTTTCAAGTTCCGCTTTGGGAGATAG
- a CDS encoding plasmid mobilization protein, giving the protein MRKRYNTPHRSRVVKTRMTEEEYAEFAERLSAYNMSQAEFIRQAITGAAIRPIITVSPVNDELLAAVGKLTAEYGRIGGNLNQIARTLNEWHSPYPQLAGEVRAAVSDLAALKFEVLQKVGDAVGNIQTYQL; this is encoded by the coding sequence ATGCGAAAACGATATAACACGCCGCACCGCAGCCGGGTAGTCAAGACACGCATGACCGAGGAAGAATACGCCGAGTTTGCGGAAAGGCTTTCTGCTTACAACATGAGCCAAGCCGAGTTTATCCGGCAAGCCATAACCGGGGCAGCCATACGCCCCATCATAACCGTTTCCCCCGTCAATGACGAGTTGCTTGCCGCTGTCGGGAAGCTGACCGCCGAATACGGCAGGATCGGCGGCAACTTAAACCAGATAGCCCGGACGCTGAACGAGTGGCACAGCCCCTACCCGCAGCTTGCCGGGGAGGTACGGGCGGCGGTTTCCGACCTTGCTGCCCTAAAGTTTGAAGTCTTGCAGAAAGTGGGTGACGCTGTTGGCAACATTCAAACATATCAGCTCTAA
- a CDS encoding relaxase/mobilization nuclease domain-containing protein, producing the protein MATFKHISSKNADYGAAEAYLTFEHDEFTMKPTLDENGRLIPREDYRISSLNCGGEDFAVACMRANLRYEKNQKREDVKSHHYIISFDPRDGTDNGLTVDRAQELGEQFCKEHFPGHQALVCTHPDGHNHSGNIHVHIVINSLRIYEVPLLPYMDRPADTREGCKHRCTNAAMEYFKSEVMEMCHREGLYQIDLLSGSKERITEREYWAAKKGQLALDKENAVREAAGQPTKPTKFETDKAKLRRTIRQALSQAGSFDEFSSLLLREGVTVKESRGRLSYLTPDRTKPITARKLGDDFDKAAVLVLLTQNAHRAAEQSKAILEYPAAVKKLSQGEKTTKTTPADNTLQRMVDREAKRAEGKGVGYDRWAAKHNLKQMAATVTAYQQYGFSSPEELDEACSAAYTAMRESLTELKQMEKTLNGKKELQRQVLAYSKTRPVRDGLKQQKNAKAKAAYRQKYESDFIIADAAARYFRENGISKLPSYKALQAEIETLIQEKNSGYNDYRAKREEYRRLQTVKGNIDQILHRERKPVKRQEQER; encoded by the coding sequence TTGGCAACATTCAAACATATCAGCTCTAAAAATGCGGACTATGGCGCAGCGGAAGCCTATCTCACATTTGAGCATGACGAGTTTACCATGAAGCCCACCCTTGATGAAAACGGGCGGCTGATACCGAGGGAGGATTACCGCATTTCTTCCCTCAACTGTGGGGGCGAGGATTTCGCTGTTGCCTGTATGCGGGCTAATCTCCGCTATGAGAAAAACCAAAAACGGGAAGATGTGAAAAGCCACCACTATATCATCAGCTTTGACCCACGGGACGGGACAGACAACGGCTTGACCGTAGACCGGGCGCAGGAGCTGGGCGAGCAGTTCTGTAAAGAGCATTTCCCCGGACACCAAGCCTTAGTCTGCACCCACCCGGACGGGCATAACCACAGCGGCAATATCCATGTGCATATCGTCATCAACTCCCTGCGGATTTATGAAGTCCCGCTTCTGCCCTACATGGACAGACCAGCCGACACACGGGAGGGCTGCAAGCACCGCTGCACCAACGCCGCTATGGAATATTTCAAGAGTGAAGTCATGGAGATGTGCCACCGGGAGGGGCTTTACCAAATCGACCTCCTAAGCGGCAGCAAGGAACGGATAACCGAACGGGAATACTGGGCGGCAAAGAAAGGACAGCTTGCCCTTGATAAAGAGAACGCTGTCAGAGAAGCCGCAGGACAGCCGACCAAGCCCACCAAGTTTGAAACGGACAAGGCGAAGCTGCGCCGGACGATACGGCAGGCACTTTCCCAAGCTGGCAGCTTTGACGAATTTTCTTCCCTTTTGCTGCGGGAGGGTGTGACCGTCAAGGAGAGCCGGGGGCGGCTTTCCTACCTCACGCCGGACAGGACAAAGCCTATCACAGCCCGGAAGCTGGGGGACGATTTTGACAAGGCTGCTGTCCTTGTCCTGCTTACGCAGAACGCCCACAGAGCCGCCGAACAGAGCAAAGCCATACTCGAATACCCTGCCGCGGTTAAAAAGCTGTCACAAGGGGAAAAAACCACAAAAACCACCCCGGCAGACAACACCTTGCAGCGCATGGTTGACCGGGAAGCCAAGCGAGCCGAGGGCAAGGGCGTGGGCTATGACCGCTGGGCGGCAAAGCACAACCTAAAGCAAATGGCAGCTACCGTTACCGCCTATCAGCAGTACGGCTTTTCTTCCCCGGAGGAACTGGACGAAGCCTGTTCTGCCGCCTATACCGCCATGCGGGAAAGCCTTACAGAGCTGAAGCAGATGGAAAAGACGCTGAACGGGAAAAAGGAGCTGCAACGGCAGGTGCTTGCCTATTCCAAGACCCGCCCTGTCCGGGACGGGCTGAAACAGCAGAAAAACGCCAAAGCAAAAGCAGCCTACCGTCAGAAGTACGAAAGCGACTTTATCATAGCAGACGCAGCCGCCCGCTATTTCAGGGAAAACGGCATTTCCAAGCTGCCGAGCTATAAAGCCCTGCAAGCAGAGATTGAAACCCTTATCCAAGAGAAAAACAGCGGCTACAACGATTACCGGGCAAAACGGGAGGAATACCGCCGCTTACAGACTGTCAAGGGCAATATCGACCAGATTTTACACCGGGAGCGCAAGCCTGTGAAAAGGCAGGAACAGGAACGATAA
- a CDS encoding phage replisome organizer N-terminal domain-containing protein has protein sequence MADNRKYYYLKLKENFFDSDSIVLLEDMKDGILYSNILLKLYLKSLKNGGKLQLDEHIPYTAQMIATLTRHQIGTVERALEIFRQLGLVEQLDSGAFYMTDIELMIGQSSTEAERKRAARLENKALLPPRTKGGHLSDIRPPEIEIELEKEIEIEKEREGETGHPAPAAYGRYNNVILTDTELSGLKTELPDKWEYYIDRLSCHIASTGKQYHSHAATIYKWAQEDAAKGKAAPKQGIPDYSCKEGESL, from the coding sequence ATGGCAGATAACCGCAAGTATTACTACCTCAAGCTGAAAGAGAACTTTTTTGACAGCGACTCCATTGTGCTGCTGGAAGATATGAAAGACGGGATTTTATACTCCAATATCCTCTTGAAGCTGTACTTAAAATCGCTGAAAAACGGCGGGAAATTGCAGCTTGACGAGCATATCCCCTACACAGCGCAGATGATAGCGACACTGACCCGCCACCAGATAGGGACGGTTGAGAGGGCTTTAGAGATTTTCCGGCAGTTGGGGCTTGTGGAGCAGCTTGACAGCGGGGCTTTCTATATGACCGACATTGAGCTGATGATAGGACAGTCCTCTACCGAAGCCGAGCGGAAACGGGCTGCAAGACTGGAAAACAAGGCACTTTTACCGCCCCGGACAAAAGGCGGACATTTGTCCGACATTCGTCCACCAGAGATAGAGATAGAGTTAGAGAAAGAGATAGAGATAGAAAAAGAGAGAGAGGGAGAAACGGGACACCCCGCCCCCGCCGCTTATGGCAGATACAACAATGTGATACTGACCGATACAGAGCTTTCCGGGCTAAAAACAGAGTTGCCCGACAAGTGGGAGTATTATATTGACCGGCTTTCCTGCCATATCGCTTCCACCGGGAAACAGTACCACAGCCATGCAGCCACCATTTACAAGTGGGCGCAGGAGGACGCTGCCAAAGGCAAGGCTGCCCCGAAACAGGGCATACCCGATTATTCATGCAAGGAGGGCGAGAGCTTATGA
- a CDS encoding ATP-binding protein — MKNGIEAMITDITATTAEAEDYTGEDGLLYCGKCHTPKEAYFAEGKTCFGRDRHPAECDCQRAAREKQQAAESRQKHLEKVEDLKRRGFTDPAMRNWTFEHDNGRNPQTETARFYVESWETMQAENIGYLFWGGVGTGKSYLAACIANALMEKEVAVCMTNFATILGDLAASFEGRNEYISRLCSYPLLILDDFGMERGTEYGLEQVYSVIDSRYRSGKPLIATTNLTLEELQHPQDTPHARIYDRLTSMCAPVRFTGSNFRKETAQEKLERLKQLMKQRKESL, encoded by the coding sequence ATGAAAAACGGAATTGAAGCTATGATTACGGACATTACAGCCACTACCGCCGAAGCGGAGGACTACACAGGCGAGGACGGGCTTTTATACTGCGGTAAGTGCCATACGCCCAAAGAAGCCTATTTTGCAGAGGGAAAGACTTGTTTCGGGCGTGACCGCCACCCGGCAGAGTGCGACTGCCAGCGGGCAGCCCGTGAAAAGCAGCAAGCCGCCGAAAGCCGACAGAAGCACCTTGAAAAAGTGGAGGACTTGAAACGCCGGGGCTTTACCGACCCTGCTATGCGGAACTGGACATTTGAGCATGACAACGGCAGAAACCCGCAGACCGAAACCGCCCGCTTTTATGTGGAGAGCTGGGAAACCATGCAGGCTGAAAATATCGGCTACCTGTTTTGGGGCGGCGTGGGGACGGGAAAAAGCTACCTTGCCGCCTGTATCGCCAACGCCCTTATGGAAAAAGAGGTTGCCGTCTGCATGACAAACTTTGCAACGATACTGGGTGACCTTGCCGCCAGCTTTGAGGGCAGGAACGAATATATTTCCCGCCTTTGCAGCTACCCTCTGCTGATACTTGATGATTTCGGTATGGAGCGAGGAACAGAATACGGGCTGGAACAGGTTTACAGCGTGATTGACAGCCGTTACCGAAGCGGCAAGCCGCTGATCGCCACGACCAACCTCACGCTGGAGGAATTGCAGCACCCGCAGGACACGCCCCACGCCCGTATCTATGACAGGCTGACTTCCATGTGCGCCCCCGTCCGCTTCACGGGCAGCAACTTCCGAAAGGAAACCGCACAGGAAAAGCTGGAACGCTTAAAGCAACTGATGAAGCAGCGAAAGGAGAGCCTATGA
- a CDS encoding transposon-encoded TnpW family protein, with translation MTETKQTSTTKTDRRPDCVTEIRMGNSVLTVSGFFKQGATDTAADKMMKVLEAEAATQKTAI, from the coding sequence ATGACAGAAACGAAACAGACAAGCACCACCAAAACAGACCGCCGCCCGGACTGTGTGACGGAAATCCGCATGGGCAACTCCGTCCTTACCGTTTCCGGCTTCTTCAAGCAGGGCGCAACCGACACCGCAGCCGACAAGATGATGAAAGTGCTGGAAGCGGAAGCTGCTACACAAAAAACGGCGATTTGA
- a CDS encoding recombinase family protein, with the protein MLRQTNQQPITALYPRLSHEDELQGESNSISNQKRILETYAKQNGFSNLRWYTDDGYSGANFQRPGFQAMLADIEAGKVGTVIVKDMSRLGRNYLQVGMYTEMIFPQKGVRFIAINDGVDSAQGDNDFAPLRNIFNEWLVRDTSKKIKAVKRSKGMNGKPITSKPVYGYLMDEDENFIIDEEAAPVVKQIYNLCLAGNGPTKIARMLTEQQIPTPGTLEYRRTGSTRRYHPGYECKWATNTVVHILENREYTGCLVNFKTEKLSYKVKHSVENPPEKQVIFENHHEPIIDTQTWERVQELRKQRKRPNRYDEVGLFSGILFCADCGSVMYQQRYQTDKRKQDCYICGNYKKRTHDCTAHFIRTDLLTAGVLSNLRKVTSYAAKHEARFMKLLIEQNEDGGKRRNAAKKKELEASEKRIAELSAIFKRLYEDSVTGRISDERFTELSADYEAEQRELKERAAAIQAELSKAQEATVNAEKFMNVVRRHTSFEELTPTLLREFVEKIVVHECSYDENKTRRQDIEIYYSFVGKVDLPE; encoded by the coding sequence ATGTTAAGACAGACCAACCAACAACCAATTACCGCCCTTTACCCAAGACTATCCCATGAGGACGAGCTGCAAGGCGAAAGCAATTCCATTTCCAATCAGAAGCGTATCCTTGAAACCTATGCAAAGCAGAACGGCTTTTCCAATCTGCGCTGGTACACGGACGACGGTTATTCTGGTGCGAACTTTCAAAGACCCGGTTTTCAAGCCATGCTTGCGGACATTGAAGCCGGAAAAGTCGGGACAGTTATCGTAAAGGATATGTCGAGGTTAGGGCGAAACTACCTGCAAGTGGGAATGTACACGGAAATGATTTTCCCACAGAAAGGTGTCCGCTTCATCGCTATCAATGACGGAGTGGACAGCGCACAGGGCGACAATGACTTTGCCCCGCTGCGGAATATCTTTAACGAATGGCTGGTGAGAGATACGAGCAAGAAAATCAAAGCAGTAAAACGCTCAAAAGGCATGAATGGCAAGCCCATCACAAGCAAGCCTGTGTATGGCTACCTCATGGACGAGGATGAAAATTTCATTATTGACGAGGAAGCTGCACCCGTAGTCAAGCAGATATACAACCTCTGTCTTGCCGGGAATGGTCCGACCAAGATAGCCCGTATGCTCACAGAGCAGCAAATCCCCACGCCGGGAACGCTTGAATACCGCAGGACGGGCAGCACCCGCCGCTACCACCCCGGCTATGAGTGCAAGTGGGCGACCAATACCGTAGTGCATATCCTTGAAAACCGGGAATACACAGGCTGTCTGGTAAATTTCAAGACAGAAAAACTTTCTTACAAAGTCAAGCACAGTGTAGAAAATCCCCCGGAAAAGCAAGTGATTTTCGAGAACCACCACGAGCCTATCATAGACACCCAAACATGGGAACGGGTGCAGGAGCTTCGCAAACAGCGCAAACGCCCAAACCGCTATGATGAAGTGGGTTTGTTCTCCGGCATACTGTTCTGTGCGGACTGCGGCAGCGTGATGTATCAGCAGCGATACCAGACGGACAAGCGCAAGCAGGACTGTTATATCTGCGGCAACTACAAGAAACGCACCCATGACTGTACGGCGCACTTTATCCGCACCGACCTCTTGACCGCTGGTGTACTCTCCAATCTGCGGAAAGTGACCAGCTATGCGGCAAAGCATGAAGCCCGGTTTATGAAACTCTTGATTGAGCAGAACGAGGACGGGGGCAAACGCAGGAACGCCGCCAAGAAAAAGGAACTGGAAGCCTCCGAGAAACGCATAGCCGAGTTATCCGCTATCTTCAAGCGGCTGTATGAGGACAGCGTGACCGGGCGCATATCAGACGAGCGTTTCACAGAGCTGTCGGCAGACTATGAAGCAGAGCAACGGGAGCTGAAAGAAAGAGCCGCTGCTATTCAAGCGGAGCTTTCCAAAGCACAGGAAGCCACCGTGAACGCAGAAAAGTTTATGAATGTTGTCCGGCGGCATACCAGCTTTGAAGAACTTACCCCTACTCTGCTGCGGGAGTTTGTAGAGAAAATCGTTGTGCATGAGTGCAGCTATGACGAGAACAAGACCCGCAGACAGGACATTGAGATTTATTATTCTTTTGTTGGCAAGGTGGACTTGCCCGAATAA
- a CDS encoding VirB6/TrbL-like conjugal transfer protein, CD1112 family, with product MQSILDAINEWIKEILIGAINGNLSTMFGDVNEKVGTIAAEVGQTPQGWNANIFSMIQTLSENVIVPIAGLVITYVLCYELISMVTEKNNMHDVDTSMFFKWVFKAFVAVYLVTHTFDITMAVFDMAQHVVSGAAGVIGGSTEIDVAAALASMQDGLDAMEIPELLLLVMETSLVSLCMKIMSVLITVILYGRMIEIYLYCSVSPIPFATMTNREWGQIGNNYLKSLFAIGFQGFLIMICVGIYAVLVNNMIIADNLHSAIFSLAAYTVILCFSLFKSGALAKSIFSAH from the coding sequence ATGCAGAGCATACTTGACGCGATTAACGAATGGATAAAGGAAATCCTCATAGGAGCCATAAACGGTAATCTGTCAACTATGTTCGGGGACGTAAACGAGAAAGTCGGCACTATCGCCGCAGAGGTAGGGCAGACCCCGCAAGGGTGGAACGCAAATATATTCTCCATGATACAGACCCTTAGTGAGAATGTAATCGTACCCATTGCGGGGCTTGTCATTACCTACGTCCTATGCTATGAGCTTATCAGCATGGTAACGGAAAAGAACAATATGCACGACGTTGACACTTCCATGTTCTTCAAGTGGGTGTTCAAGGCGTTTGTGGCAGTCTACCTTGTGACGCACACCTTTGACATCACTATGGCGGTGTTCGATATGGCGCAGCACGTTGTTTCCGGCGCGGCGGGGGTAATCGGCGGCAGCACAGAGATTGATGTTGCCGCCGCCCTTGCTTCCATGCAGGACGGGCTTGACGCTATGGAAATCCCCGAACTGCTCTTACTTGTCATGGAAACAAGCCTTGTGAGCTTGTGCATGAAAATCATGTCCGTACTGATAACCGTTATCCTCTACGGGCGCATGATAGAGATTTACCTTTACTGTTCGGTATCGCCTATCCCGTTTGCAACAATGACGAACCGGGAATGGGGGCAGATAGGAAACAACTACCTCAAATCCCTGTTCGCTATCGGTTTTCAAGGCTTCCTCATTATGATATGCGTCGGCATTTACGCGGTTCTGGTAAACAACATGATAATAGCGGACAATCTGCACAGCGCGATATTCTCCCTTGCAGCCTATACCGTTATCCTCTGTTTCTCCCTGTTCAAATCCGGCGCACTGGCGAAGTCGATATTCTCCGCGCATTAG